A window of the Sphaerobacter thermophilus DSM 20745 genome harbors these coding sequences:
- a CDS encoding dienelactone hydrolase family protein, whose protein sequence is MGEWLNNGPGGNRTYLAVPPSGTGPGVLVLHAWWGLTPSFADACDRLAANGFVALAPSLYPDGATTASIGEAEALAGALFDALEETDAVVLAAAEGLQQLPATTGDQMGVIGFSSGGFWALRLSQARPDAVSAVVTVYSTGEADFRQARAAYLGHFAERDDFEPPEAVQALEGAIRSAGREVTFHVYPGTGHWFAEPDRPDAYDADAAALVWERTLAFLKARLA, encoded by the coding sequence ATGGGCGAGTGGCTAAACAACGGGCCAGGGGGCAATCGTACGTATCTCGCGGTGCCGCCCTCCGGCACGGGCCCCGGTGTGCTGGTGCTGCATGCCTGGTGGGGCCTGACACCGAGTTTCGCCGATGCCTGCGATCGGCTGGCTGCGAACGGCTTCGTTGCGCTGGCGCCGAGCCTGTATCCCGATGGCGCGACGACCGCGTCCATTGGCGAGGCGGAGGCGCTGGCGGGGGCGCTCTTTGATGCGCTCGAGGAGACGGATGCGGTCGTGCTCGCCGCGGCGGAGGGCCTGCAGCAGTTGCCGGCGACGACCGGTGATCAGATGGGTGTCATCGGCTTCTCATCGGGCGGCTTCTGGGCGCTGCGCCTTTCGCAGGCCCGGCCCGACGCCGTCAGCGCCGTCGTGACGGTCTACAGCACCGGCGAGGCCGATTTCCGTCAGGCCCGCGCTGCCTACCTCGGGCACTTCGCGGAGCGGGACGACTTCGAGCCACCGGAGGCCGTTCAAGCGCTCGAGGGGGCGATCCGTTCCGCGGGCCGTGAGGTGACCTTCCACGTCTACCCCGGAACAGGCCACTGGTTCGCCGAGCCCGACCGGCCGGATGCGTACGACGCCGACGCGGCCGCCCTGGTCTGGGAGCGCACGCTGGCCTTCCTGAAGGCGCGGCTCGCGTGA
- a CDS encoding SRPBCC family protein, translating to MNGQRQARWIVSGIVEAPVEAVADVLCAIQAGPASDHNGIVLATEGLAAYGEIVISGGPRHFTATVGKPPVTSVEVDVDRQHRRVAVQGHFWYRGIYTVEPHERGSQIVYRVENIARGPVGRLVPLWQWRFDRDMRERLARLLQAMGAVLGSAAYPTAS from the coding sequence ATGAACGGACAACGTCAGGCACGGTGGATCGTGAGCGGGATCGTGGAAGCGCCGGTGGAGGCCGTCGCGGACGTCCTCTGCGCAATCCAGGCAGGCCCGGCCAGCGACCACAACGGGATCGTGCTCGCCACCGAGGGCCTGGCCGCGTACGGGGAGATCGTCATCTCCGGCGGGCCTCGGCACTTCACCGCAACAGTCGGCAAGCCGCCGGTGACGAGCGTGGAGGTGGACGTCGACCGGCAACATCGGCGCGTCGCCGTCCAGGGCCATTTCTGGTACCGGGGCATCTACACGGTCGAGCCGCATGAGCGGGGCAGCCAGATCGTGTACCGCGTCGAGAACATCGCGCGTGGCCCGGTGGGCCGGCTCGTCCCACTGTGGCAGTGGCGGTTCGACCGAGACATGCGGGAGCGCCTCGCCCGGCTGCTCCAGGCGATGGGCGCTGTCCTCGGCTCCGCCGCGTATCCCACGGCCTCGTAA
- a CDS encoding WD40/YVTN/BNR-like repeat-containing protein: MPTLFATTGDDVIRLTSSDGDRWEARTVLSGVGAMCLAMDPHDPRRLYVGTFDQGLFRTRDGGEHWEPAAALPHPRVLSVAISPSDRHDGLSVVLAGTEPSALFRSEDDGETWQEMPALRDLPSAPTWSFPPRPWTSHVRWIAPSWSDPDLLFAGIELGGVMRTTDGGRTWEDRKPGSYHDAHAILTHPTAPERVYEAAGGGVAYSDDAGVTWRPVDEGMDRHYVWGLAVDPADPDLWYVSATFSARHAHDRRGNAEAFIYRRRGDGPWEALDGGLPNPLSVMPYALLAPLDRPGEVYAGMQDGQIYHSADRGDSWRRLDVSLSALLALVAAPE; the protein is encoded by the coding sequence ATGCCTACTCTCTTTGCCACGACCGGCGACGACGTGATCCGCCTGACATCGAGTGACGGTGACCGCTGGGAGGCGAGGACCGTCCTGTCCGGGGTCGGTGCCATGTGCCTCGCGATGGACCCCCATGATCCGCGCCGCCTCTACGTCGGGACCTTCGACCAGGGGCTTTTCCGCACCCGCGACGGGGGCGAGCACTGGGAGCCGGCCGCGGCGCTACCCCACCCGCGCGTGCTCTCCGTGGCCATCAGCCCGTCCGACCGGCACGACGGCCTCTCCGTCGTCCTCGCCGGGACCGAGCCGAGCGCGCTCTTCCGCAGCGAGGATGACGGCGAGACCTGGCAGGAGATGCCCGCGCTCCGGGATCTCCCCAGCGCGCCGACCTGGTCCTTCCCGCCTCGTCCCTGGACCTCGCACGTGCGCTGGATCGCGCCGTCCTGGTCTGACCCAGACCTGCTCTTCGCCGGGATCGAGCTGGGCGGTGTGATGCGCACCACCGACGGTGGCCGGACCTGGGAGGACCGCAAGCCCGGCTCCTACCACGACGCGCACGCCATCCTGACGCACCCGACGGCGCCGGAGCGGGTCTACGAGGCGGCCGGCGGCGGCGTGGCCTACAGCGATGACGCGGGTGTGACCTGGCGTCCGGTGGACGAGGGGATGGACCGCCACTACGTTTGGGGGCTGGCGGTCGACCCGGCCGATCCCGACCTCTGGTACGTCTCGGCGACCTTCAGCGCCCGCCACGCCCACGACCGGCGCGGGAACGCGGAGGCGTTCATCTACCGGCGGCGCGGTGACGGACCCTGGGAGGCGCTCGACGGCGGGCTGCCGAACCCGCTCTCGGTCATGCCCTATGCTCTGCTCGCCCCACTTGACCGCCCCGGCGAGGTCTATGCCGGGATGCAGGACGGGCAGATCTACCACAGCGCGGACCGGGGCGATTCCTGGCGGCGGCTCGACGTGTCGCTCTCGGCTCTGCTCGCACTCGTCGCCGCGCCGGAGTAG
- a CDS encoding MarR family winged helix-turn-helix transcriptional regulator: protein MSSGGDERARLANVLDRELGTIGTQAVLLSQVVADRLGLHARDVEVLDILSRGGARTAGELAELSGLTTGALTRLIDRLERAGYVRREPNPRDRRSVLVVPIGERLARDMDPLYAPLERDLTELYARYSEEELSLLADFFGRVNAAVREHIARLRATAPDGSTDG from the coding sequence ATGTCAAGTGGTGGCGACGAGCGTGCTCGGCTGGCCAATGTGCTCGACCGGGAGTTGGGCACGATCGGCACGCAGGCGGTGCTTCTCAGCCAGGTGGTCGCCGACCGGCTGGGGCTGCATGCGCGGGATGTTGAAGTGCTGGACATCCTCAGCCGTGGCGGAGCGCGCACGGCCGGCGAGCTGGCAGAACTCAGCGGCCTGACGACCGGGGCGCTCACCCGCCTGATCGACCGGCTGGAGCGAGCCGGCTACGTCCGGCGCGAGCCGAACCCACGCGACCGGCGCAGCGTGCTCGTCGTCCCGATCGGCGAGCGGCTGGCACGCGACATGGACCCGCTCTACGCTCCTCTTGAGCGGGACCTGACCGAACTGTATGCACGCTACAGCGAGGAGGAACTCTCGCTCCTCGCGGACTTCTTCGGACGCGTCAACGCCGCCGTCCGTGAGCACATCGCCCGGCTGCGAGCAACGGCGCCTGACGGATCGACCGACGGGTAA
- a CDS encoding AAA family ATPase: MRIAGWHIDGFGVFHDIQVRDVPPGLTVFLGPNEAGKTTLLAFIRQMLFGFPSDAVRERAYPPLRGGRHGGRLVLIGPDGEYVVERSADLGPGALVTLPGGGHGDETDLARLLGGADHRLFQTVFAFSLAELQDFATLDAEGMHDRIFSAGITGAGRSTRAAVARLRSRQEALLAPHGDGRINELRARLEEVERRLREARHVAAGYAEALRYEAACAAEVERLGREIEEHRAAQARYRKLEELWPIWYRRRDAAGELERLEPVGTIPERAEARLSELRAAIDAAERQVAEIAAEVDAAEARRQMLTPDDALAAVSEEVVQLYETLPLYRDRLVAVPEVTARLRRAQQALNDHLRDLGSGWDRARLAGFDRSLSKREEVRSFAEALEQAEAAVMRAQAVARHAAEQREQAAAALDALRRELETAPPAPDADEVDRLDAAVRRVRTAVAERASVQARIQAATETLQQIESLRERAEPTSSAISPNWVRLGLWGLALALGGLAALVSDSDVSPLLALAAVLAAVAALVAGRRASEGVTLDGAVKETFSEQQQRIQGDLDAYQARLRAIDAAIEADAKVLELSTPPDEAAVEAAAERVARMRAAQDERLRRHLDIEAAETRLRDAETASEQADAAVRDATAERDRAQGAWDDWKRREGVPAELTPRGVLDFFESIGQGREALREVEAAEREARQITQFVVAFERRAGEALGAVGLPADARGLELATAIEKLRERVERDREIRRERAAVEETLGRLRSRLVAAQRDRDGLRDRWAALLAEVGATNEADFYRRLDIARRREELAAVVRECDQRIAEQIGDGPAAALMREELATGAVDRWQRAAEDAGRAMLAATEARDRAIAARREAELARRQLEKSTEIADLELEHAGLLQEYAEAVRAWRVAGLAVGLIEETLARYERERQPAVLAYASRLFHDITGGQYTGLLQRDRHLVVLDRDGRARALDTLSRGTAEQLYLCIRLGLAAEFARRAVALPLVMDDILVNFDPERARVVAEALAAVAKQHQVLLFTCHPETADLIREVAPTSGQYLMSRYGGEIRPVPSGLTAG, from the coding sequence ATGAGGATCGCGGGCTGGCACATCGACGGGTTCGGCGTCTTCCACGATATCCAGGTCCGGGACGTGCCCCCGGGACTGACCGTCTTCCTCGGTCCGAACGAGGCGGGCAAGACGACGCTGCTGGCGTTCATCCGGCAGATGCTCTTTGGCTTCCCCAGCGACGCCGTCCGCGAGCGCGCCTATCCGCCCCTTCGCGGTGGGCGCCACGGCGGGCGCCTGGTGCTCATCGGGCCGGACGGGGAGTACGTGGTCGAGCGCAGCGCGGATCTGGGGCCGGGGGCGCTGGTGACGCTGCCCGGCGGGGGCCACGGCGACGAAACGGACCTGGCCCGGCTGCTCGGCGGTGCCGACCACCGGCTGTTTCAGACGGTCTTTGCCTTCAGCCTCGCCGAGTTGCAGGACTTCGCCACGCTCGATGCCGAGGGGATGCACGACCGGATCTTCTCGGCGGGGATCACCGGCGCCGGGCGCTCCACGCGCGCGGCCGTCGCCCGGCTCCGTTCCCGGCAGGAGGCGCTGCTTGCGCCGCACGGAGATGGCCGCATCAACGAGCTGCGGGCCCGGCTGGAGGAGGTGGAGCGGCGGCTGCGGGAGGCCCGCCACGTCGCGGCCGGGTACGCTGAGGCGCTGCGCTATGAGGCGGCGTGCGCGGCCGAGGTCGAGCGGCTCGGCCGCGAGATCGAAGAGCACCGTGCTGCGCAGGCTCGCTATCGCAAGCTCGAAGAACTCTGGCCGATCTGGTATCGACGCCGGGACGCCGCCGGAGAGCTGGAGCGACTGGAGCCGGTCGGGACCATACCCGAGCGGGCCGAGGCCCGGCTCAGCGAGCTGCGTGCGGCGATCGACGCCGCGGAACGGCAGGTGGCGGAGATCGCAGCCGAGGTGGACGCAGCCGAGGCGCGCCGGCAGATGCTCACGCCCGACGACGCGCTTGCGGCGGTCAGCGAGGAGGTCGTTCAGCTCTACGAGACGCTGCCGCTCTATCGCGACCGCCTTGTCGCGGTCCCGGAGGTGACGGCACGGCTCCGCCGAGCACAGCAGGCGCTGAATGACCACCTGCGCGACCTCGGTTCCGGCTGGGACCGCGCGCGCCTGGCCGGGTTCGACCGCTCGCTGTCCAAGCGAGAGGAGGTCCGCTCCTTCGCCGAGGCGCTGGAGCAGGCCGAGGCGGCGGTGATGCGCGCCCAGGCCGTGGCCCGGCACGCCGCCGAACAGCGCGAGCAGGCCGCGGCAGCGCTGGACGCGCTGCGCCGGGAGCTGGAGACCGCCCCGCCCGCACCCGACGCGGACGAGGTAGACCGGCTCGATGCGGCCGTCCGCCGCGTGCGGACCGCCGTCGCCGAGCGGGCGAGTGTGCAGGCACGTATCCAGGCGGCGACCGAAACGCTGCAGCAGATCGAGTCGCTGCGCGAGCGCGCCGAGCCGACTTCGAGCGCGATCTCGCCGAACTGGGTCCGGCTCGGGCTCTGGGGCCTGGCCCTGGCGCTTGGTGGGCTGGCCGCGCTGGTGAGCGATAGCGATGTCTCACCGCTCCTCGCCCTGGCCGCGGTGCTGGCGGCCGTTGCCGCCCTTGTCGCCGGGCGGCGTGCGTCGGAGGGGGTCACGCTCGACGGCGCGGTCAAGGAGACTTTCAGCGAGCAGCAGCAGCGTATCCAGGGAGATCTCGACGCCTATCAGGCCCGGCTGCGTGCGATCGATGCGGCGATCGAGGCCGACGCGAAGGTGCTCGAGCTGTCGACCCCGCCTGATGAGGCGGCGGTGGAGGCCGCGGCTGAGCGGGTCGCACGGATGCGCGCGGCGCAGGATGAACGACTGCGCAGGCACCTGGACATCGAGGCTGCCGAGACGCGGCTGCGCGATGCGGAAACGGCGAGTGAGCAGGCCGACGCGGCCGTCCGCGACGCCACCGCCGAGCGTGACCGCGCCCAGGGTGCGTGGGACGACTGGAAGCGGCGAGAGGGTGTGCCGGCCGAACTGACGCCGCGCGGGGTGCTCGACTTCTTCGAGTCGATCGGGCAGGGCCGCGAGGCGCTGCGTGAGGTGGAAGCGGCCGAGCGGGAGGCCCGGCAGATCACCCAGTTCGTCGTCGCCTTTGAGCGCCGCGCGGGGGAGGCGCTGGGTGCCGTTGGTCTGCCGGCCGATGCTCGGGGGCTCGAGCTGGCTACCGCGATCGAGAAGCTGCGGGAGCGCGTCGAGCGCGACCGGGAGATTCGACGCGAGCGCGCGGCGGTCGAAGAGACCCTGGGGCGCCTGCGATCCCGTCTGGTAGCCGCCCAGCGCGACCGCGACGGCCTGCGCGACCGGTGGGCCGCTCTCCTGGCTGAGGTGGGCGCCACGAACGAGGCCGATTTCTACCGCCGGCTCGACATCGCCCGCCGCCGCGAGGAGCTGGCCGCGGTGGTCCGGGAGTGCGACCAGCGGATCGCCGAGCAGATCGGCGACGGCCCCGCGGCCGCGCTGATGCGCGAGGAGCTGGCAACCGGTGCGGTCGACCGCTGGCAGCGCGCGGCCGAGGACGCCGGTCGGGCCATGCTGGCGGCCACCGAGGCGCGCGATCGGGCCATCGCCGCTCGCCGCGAGGCAGAGTTGGCCCGGCGGCAGCTCGAGAAATCGACCGAGATCGCCGACCTCGAGCTGGAGCATGCCGGGTTGCTCCAGGAGTATGCCGAGGCCGTGCGCGCCTGGCGCGTCGCGGGGCTGGCTGTGGGGTTGATCGAGGAGACGCTGGCGCGCTACGAGCGCGAGCGGCAGCCCGCAGTGCTGGCCTACGCGTCACGGCTGTTCCACGACATCACCGGCGGGCAGTACACGGGACTCCTCCAGCGTGACCGCCACCTCGTCGTCCTCGACCGGGACGGGCGCGCCCGCGCGCTCGACACCCTGAGCCGGGGCACGGCCGAACAACTGTATCTCTGTATCCGCCTCGGGCTCGCGGCGGAGTTCGCCCGGCGAGCGGTCGCCCTGCCGCTGGTGATGGACGACATCCTGGTCAACTTCGACCCCGAGCGTGCCCGCGTTGTGGCCGAGGCGCTGGCGGCCGTCGCCAAGCAGCACCAGGTGCTCCTCTTCACCTGTCACCCGGAGACCGCGGACCTGATCCGCGAGGTAGCCCCCACCAGCGGCCAGTACCTCATGTCCCGCTACGGCGGCGAGATCCGCCCCGTTCCCTCTGGATTGACGGCGGGGTAG
- a CDS encoding amidohydrolase family protein, translated as MRIDAHAHAQPPEYLDALLASGRYESVRDAEGRIVVRERGSRFLTITPQMHHPEQRVAEMDEAGIDMQILSVTTPQVYFLQGQAAVDLARRCNDYLADIVRSYPTRFRALASVPLTADPDAAVREFVRCLDDLGMVGAIIGSNIDGRPIDDPAFDAFYAEADRRATTLFIHPMVPAGIEVMNPYALAPLVGFMFDTTLAVSRLIFSGFFERYPRVKVLVGHLGAAVPYLAGRLDIGWRSYSDCQGIPHPPTEYIRRLYLDTVSFHAPALRCALETVGPDRIVFGSDYPHVIGDVGGAIASIQQALPATTHDGVLGHTAAELFGVSA; from the coding sequence GTGCGCATCGACGCTCATGCCCACGCGCAGCCCCCGGAATACCTCGACGCGCTGCTCGCCTCCGGTCGCTACGAGTCGGTCCGCGACGCGGAGGGACGCATCGTGGTCCGCGAGCGCGGGTCCCGCTTTCTGACCATCACCCCGCAGATGCACCACCCGGAGCAACGGGTGGCGGAGATGGACGAGGCTGGGATCGACATGCAGATCCTGTCGGTCACGACGCCGCAGGTCTACTTCCTGCAGGGCCAGGCGGCGGTCGATCTGGCACGGCGCTGCAACGACTATCTCGCCGACATCGTGCGGAGCTACCCGACGCGTTTCCGGGCGCTCGCCAGTGTGCCGCTGACCGCCGACCCCGACGCAGCAGTCCGCGAGTTCGTCCGCTGCCTCGACGATCTGGGCATGGTGGGGGCAATCATCGGCTCGAACATCGACGGCCGCCCGATCGACGACCCCGCCTTCGACGCCTTCTACGCCGAGGCCGACCGCCGGGCCACGACGCTCTTCATCCACCCGATGGTTCCGGCCGGGATCGAGGTCATGAACCCGTACGCGCTGGCCCCGCTGGTCGGGTTCATGTTCGACACCACCCTGGCGGTCTCGCGCCTCATCTTCTCGGGGTTCTTCGAGCGCTACCCGCGCGTCAAGGTGCTCGTCGGGCACCTCGGGGCGGCGGTGCCCTACCTCGCAGGGCGACTCGACATCGGCTGGCGCTCCTACTCGGACTGCCAGGGGATCCCCCACCCGCCGACCGAATACATCCGCCGCCTCTACCTCGACACCGTCTCGTTCCATGCGCCGGCGCTGCGCTGTGCGCTGGAGACGGTAGGCCCGGACCGAATCGTTTTCGGCTCCGACTACCCGCACGTCATCGGCGATGTCGGCGGAGCAATTGCCAGCATCCAGCAGGCACTGCCGGCCACAACGCACGACGGGGTGCTCGGGCACACCGCGGCCGAGCTGTTCGGCGTCTCGGCCTAG
- a CDS encoding DUF998 domain-containing protein, whose translation MGSKLKPRVGAVETPPTRVLTGDQARRSLRGSTWYLLACVVVGPPLFVLTVLIEGATRTGYSPWRHAISQLSLGSQGWLNITALIAFGLLTLGFARGLGRVLHAGPGSRWLPRLIAVFGLSLILAGIVVTDPGLGYPPGSEPTYTLQGLVHSVAGLVLFGSLSAACLVLGRSVAGDPRWAGWARYSLVTAIVVAVFFIATGVTTALDQNEILSPAPSGLLQRVSLFSGLAWILLLAVRLMRGKGWLQ comes from the coding sequence ATGGGAAGCAAGCTCAAACCCCGTGTCGGGGCCGTGGAGACGCCACCCACACGGGTGCTCACCGGCGACCAGGCGCGGCGCTCCTTGCGGGGATCGACGTGGTACCTGCTGGCGTGCGTTGTCGTCGGCCCACCCCTGTTCGTGCTCACCGTGCTGATCGAGGGTGCCACCCGCACGGGCTACAGTCCGTGGCGCCACGCCATCAGCCAGCTCAGCCTGGGCTCCCAGGGTTGGTTGAATATCACCGCGTTGATTGCCTTCGGACTCCTCACGCTCGGCTTCGCCCGCGGACTGGGGCGGGTGCTCCACGCCGGACCGGGCTCGCGCTGGCTACCGCGGCTCATCGCCGTCTTCGGGCTGAGCCTCATCCTCGCGGGCATCGTGGTGACCGATCCCGGCCTCGGCTACCCGCCAGGGAGCGAGCCGACCTACACCCTGCAGGGTCTGGTCCACTCGGTCGCCGGGCTCGTCCTCTTCGGCTCGTTGAGCGCAGCCTGCCTCGTTCTGGGACGGAGCGTCGCTGGTGATCCCCGCTGGGCGGGCTGGGCACGCTACTCGCTGGTCACCGCGATCGTGGTGGCGGTGTTCTTCATCGCCACCGGCGTAACAACCGCCCTGGACCAGAACGAAATCCTCTCCCCGGCGCCGAGCGGCCTGCTCCAGCGCGTATCCCTCTTCAGTGGCCTTGCCTGGATTCTGCTGCTCGCCGTACGGCTCATGCGAGGGAAAGGCTGGCTGCAATGA